The following proteins are encoded in a genomic region of Debaryomyces hansenii CBS767 chromosome G complete sequence:
- a CDS encoding DEHA2G14740p (similar to uniprot|Q8ZI82 Yersinia pestis Hypothetical protein YPO0629): protein MGYVLQVDFKMNGPFGDEMAEQFSGLAKSINEEEGFMWKIWTESPERNEAGGIYVFETKETAEKYLDMHSKRLAGFGVTGVNAKIFAINSKLSEITNGPVKQ from the coding sequence ATGGGATACGTGTTACAAGTAGATTTTAAAATGAATGGACCATTCGGGGACGAAATGGCGGAGCAATTCAGTGGTTTAGCAAAAAGTATCAATGAAGAGGAAGGGTTCATGTGGAAAATTTGGACAGAAAGTCCCGAAAGAAATGAAGCTGGTGGAATCTACGTTTTCGAAACTAAAGAAACAgcagaaaaatatttagatATGCACTCAAAGAGATTAGCTGGGTTTGGAGTTACGGGTGTCAATGCAAAAATCTTTGCTATAAATTCTAAACTTAGTGAGATCACTAATGGTCCAGTAAAACAATAG
- a CDS encoding DEHA2G14674p (weakly similar to uniprot|Q06339 Saccharomyces cerevisiae YDR362c TFC6 One of six subunits of RNA polymerase III transcription initiation factor complex (TFIIIC)) — protein sequence MEITTPARAATANGNSTKQSMRDISFKPRFRYNYGFDEKFYDYALKYKDAWQDKLFYVDEDAMIDEFRTGDLKIKQFPTIDTNRLKMSDIKSKNLSEAEINSQFGLNKDLLRLCVVRDKAKKETKLQFGESIDLNSSLKRNGLALNTGGHVTSMSWLPQKFNENGARYQYLAVSVINNANGLKDTINNPQLSVFHNSAGKDSYNVKSAIQIWQYDLIENKFELYKFLITTSIGVCSRLTWTPIYIGGNTDILGVLCGTFTDGKLHLLKIKQNTKDTPELSKLMKSSLYYEIKDPRGNNDEDTVGITCFDFLNHEKVIVGSSVGSIAEFILPYYTSEIDDTTEENDINQPSFVQTISETPLTSISIANPGESSYFILINTSGSQSFALEYGNFQQGRIESYPTNTLLKPIYNHNLKVFLLSDAWDSIGYNFVRHPQEKPSSVLKLDGVVSSFHSSEVTGHPLNISGTTFGEIHIVNISRKILNGAKATNKLLIPLRLWKLQLNSDKKTLELSGDYEIVQTDKSTKISVTPPDVIISSLAWNENLNGSSIYTAATVTGLLILERLDPKYNNN from the coding sequence ATGGAGATAACCACTCCAGCGAGAGCTGCCACTGCTAATGGTAACTCTACTAAACAACTGATGAgagatatttcttttaaGCCTAGATTTCGATACAATTATGGATTCGATGAGAAGTTCTATGACTATGCATTAAAATACAAGGATGCATGGCAGGATAAACTATTTTATGTGGATGAAGATGCGATGATTGACGAATTTAGAACAGGCGACTTGAAGATTAAACAATTTCCGACAATTGATACGAATAGGTTGAAAATGAGTGATATCAAGCTGAAAAACCTCAGTGAAGCCGAAATCAATTCACAATTCGGTCTCAATAAAGATTTGTTACGATTGTGTGTCGTGAGAGATAAAGCGAAGAAAGAAACAAAGTTGCAATTCGGTGAAAGTATTGACTTGAACTCATCCTTGAAAAGAAACGGATTGGCATTGAATACTGGTGGACATGTAACTTCGATGAGTTGGTTGCCACAAAAGTTTAACGAAAATGGTGCAAGATACCAATATTTGGCTGTTTCTGTCATTAATAATGCTAATGGCTTGAAAGATACCATAAATAACCCCCAATTAAGCGTCTTTCATAACTCAGCGGGTAAGGATTCTTATAATGTTAAATCAGCAATACAAATATGGCAATACGATCTAATAGAGaacaaatttgaattgtataaatttcttataaCGACTTCAATTGGCGTTTGCTCACGTTTGACATGGACTCCAATATATATTGGCGGAAATACAGATATACTAGGTGTATTATGTGGTACATTTACTGACGGTAAATTACATCTACTTAAAATTAAACAGAATACCAAGGATACCCCAGAATTATCGAAGCTAATGAAATCTTCGCTTTATTACGAAATAAAAGATCCAAGAGggaataatgatgaagacaCTGTGGGCATAACATGTTTTGACTTTTTAAATCACGAGAAAGTAATCGTTGGACTGTCCGTAGGATCAATAGCTGAATTCATTTTACCCTATTATACATCCGAGATAGACGATACCACCGAAGAAAATGACATAAACCAACCCTCATTTGTTCAAACAATTTCAGAAACACCATTGACTTCCATTTCAATTGCTAACCCAGGTGAACTGAGCTACTTTATTCTTATAAATACGTCAGGTAGTCAGAGCTTTGCCCTCGAATATGGTAACTTTCAACAAGGGAGAATAGAATCTTATCCGACTAATACTTTATTAAAGCCAATTTACAATCATAATTTAAAAGTTTTTCTTCTATCGGATGCTTGGGATAGTATAGGTTATAATTTTGTCAGACATCCACAAGAAAAGCCAAGTTCGGTACTAAAACTTGATGGAGTCGTTTCCTCGTTCCACTCATCTGAAGTAACTGGACATCCTCTCAACATTAGTGGGACAACGTTTGGCGAGATTCATATCGTTAATATATCGAGAAAGATTCTTAATGGTGCAAAAGCAACAAATAAGCTATTGATACCGCTAAGGTTGTGGAAATTACAATTAAATTCTGATAAAAAAACTTTGGAGTTGTCGGGTGACTACGAAATTGTACAGACTGACAAGTCAACAAAAATCAGTGTAACTCCACCTGATGTAATAATATCGTCTCTAGCATGGAATGAGAATTTGAATGGTAGCTCAATTTATACTGCCGCTACGGTAACTGGGTTATTAATATTGGAAAGATTAGATCctaaatataataataattaa
- a CDS encoding DEHA2G14542p (weakly similar to uniprot|P38813 Saccharomyces cerevisiae YHR101C BIG1 Integral membrane protein of the endoplasmic reticulum required for normal content of cell wall beta-1 6-glucan), whose protein sequence is MFISIRRLVALVAITQLVASFSAVPVLVASHRLAKGLKEELNGSGPQAPESATNLIKRLVTECSSDEYLVINQPGLVLEDMTVNEADNWPFLRRYIAMASSVVGIPWVRGALDLDFIEQYIISTCHAETMNVVHDDDQEVGNYIDTRTRVIKIDLSELPPRSDLELRYSVIREHDELIRKIIRKLPSPHYTIILTSDMPQNVHPIPNMVVESQPDKYQIFHDLVNDPSRELEIERNDRFHQTIEPYWSPDRNTINRYMENKKKDEIHFFDYDLWTRNEKLILTIIVMVLTLFTFQLTKLVKLLTETVFKKDKGLITHTKSE, encoded by the coding sequence ATGTTTATCAGTATAAGACGATTAGTAGCGCTAGTAGCCATTACTCAGTTAGTTGCTTCATTTAGTGCTGTTCCAGTGTTAGTAGCATCTCATCGGTTGGCAAAAGGGTTGAAAGAAGAACTCAATGGTAGCGGCCCACAGGCACCAGAACTGGCTACCAATTTGATCAAACGATTAGTCACAGAATGCAGTTCCGATGAATATTTGGTTATAAATCAACCAGGATTAGTTTTGGAAGATATGACCGTGAATGAGGCAGATAATTGGCCGTTTTTGAGAAGATACATCGCCATGGCTTCGAGTGTAGTAGGAATACCCTGGGTCAGAGGCGCTTTGGATTTGGACTTTATTGAGCAGTACATTATTAGTACCTGCCATGCGGAAACTATGAATGTGGTTCATGACGATGATCAAGAAGTGGGGAACTATATAGACACAAGAACCAGAGTTATAAAGATTGATCTCAGTGAGCTCCCACCAAGAAGCGACTTGGAGTTGAGATATTCGGTGATACGAGAACACGATGAGCTTATTAGAAAGATTATAAGAAAGCTTCCATCGCCGCATTATACTATCATTCTCACATCGGACATGCCCCAAAATGTGCACCCGATTCCAAATATGGTGGTCGAGTCCCAACCCGACAAATACCAAATTTTCCATGATTTGGTTAATGATCCATCGCgtgaattagaaattgaaagaaatgacAGGTTTCATCAAACGATAGAACCCTACTGGTCTCCGGACAGAAATACCATAAACAGATACatggaaaataaaaagaaggaTGAAATCCATTTTTTTGACTACGATTTATGGACGcgaaatgaaaaattgatattaacaataatagtCATGGTGCTAACCTTATTCACCTTCCAATTAACCAAGTTGGTGAAGTTATTGACTGAAACAGTTTTCAAGAAAGATAAAGGCTTAATTACGCATACAAAGTCTGAATAG
- a CDS encoding DEHA2G14608p (similar to uniprot|P32487 Saccharomyces cerevisiae YNL268W LYP1 Lysine permease), translating into MSEMQTVNSHGSVGSTKYQWASDDLELSKTPTVGDNHNQVTDDLNRSLSTRQINMIAIAGVIGTGLYLGTGKALANGGPLSLLICYSLIGGVVYLTMLSLGEMATYMPISGSFATYAKRFGSDSFGFAVLINYWFNDAVSVASDLTALQLVMEYWTDFHFWIISLIFWFFVLFLNVFHVRFYGESEYWLALLKVLSILIFFIMSIVANAGHNTMHEYIGFQYWSRGDAPFVDGFRGFAKTFVTAAFAYGGTESITLTAGEQKNPVKSMPKVIKTVFWRILIFYVFSVFFIGMNVPYDYPDLSNSDVTTSPFTLVFQLVGAKAGGSFMNAVILTSVISACNHALFAGSRLAYTLGTEGYIPKVFTRVNRFKIPYVGVLATWFAGGLCFGSSFIGAGTLWSWLQSIVGVSNQIAWWSIAVTSLRFRKGLEKQGKTHQLTYTNWTYPYGPWFVLIFVTFIILVQGWSTFSPWNVSDFFSTYLEVGVFPLTFVLWWLYKKGKDRFVKYEEMDFETDRYLETEEELAQNFYEEGLKGWEKFKYNFVDNFL; encoded by the coding sequence ATGTCTGAGATGCAAACTGTTAACAGCCACGGTAGCGTGGGCAGCACTAAATATCAGTGGGCTAGTGACGATTTGGAGTTATCGAAGACTCCAACAGTAGGAGATAATCATAACCAGGTGACGGATGACTTGAACAGAAGTTTATCCACAAGACAAATCAATATGATAGCTATTGCAGGAGTTATTGGAACAGGTCTTTACTTAGGTACAGGAAAAGCGTTAGCGAATGGTGGGCCGTTATCGTTGTTGATCTGTTATTCACTTATAGGGGGAGTGGTATACTTAACCATGTTGTCATTGGGAGAGATGGCGACGTACATGCCGATTTCTGGTTCATTTGCAACATATGCGAAGAGATTTGGAAGTGATAGTTTCGGTTTTGCGGTATTGATAAACTACTGGTTTAACGATGCGGTTTCGGTCGCTAGTGACTTGACGGCATTGCAGTTGGTTATGGAATATTGGACCGATTTCCATTTCTGGATCATCTCGTTGATCTTTTGGTTctttgttttatttttgaacgTCTTTCACGTTAGATTTTATGGTGAGAGTGAATATTGGCTAGCATTATTGAAGGTATTATCGATcttgattttctttatcatgAGCATTGTGGCCAACGCGGGCCACAATACGATGCACGAGTACATTGGGTTTCAATACTGGTCTCGTGGAGACGCTCCATTTGTTGACGGGTTTAGAGGGTTCGCTAAAACGTTCGTCACGGCAGCATTTGCGTATGGGGGCACTGAGTCGATTACTCTTACGGCTGGGGAACAAAAGAATCCAGTCAAATCGATGCCAAAAGTGATCAAAACAGTATTTTGGcgtattttgattttctaCGTGTTTTCCGTCTTCTTTATTGGAATGAACGTTCCTTACGATTATCCCGATTTGTCAAATAGTGATGTTACAACATCGCCATTCACATTAGTTTTTCAATTGGTGGGAGCAAAGGCTGGAGGTTCATTTATGAATGCAGTTATTTTGACCTCTGTCATTTCAGCATGTAATCATGCTTTATTCGCAGGGTCTCGTTTGGCCTATACATTGGGTACTGAAGGATATATCCCTAAGGTTTTCACTCGTGTGAATCGTTTTAAGATACCGTACGTTGGGGTTCTTGCTACTTGGTTTGCAGGAGGCTTGTGCTTTGGTTCCTCATTTATTGGGGCCGGTACGTTATGGTCATGGTTACAGTCTATAGTTGGTGTTAGTAATCAAATTGCATGGTGGTCGATTGCTGTTACAAGTCTTAGGTTCCGTAAAGGTTTAGAGAAACAAGGTAAAACTCATCAATTAACCTATACAAATTGGACTTATCCGTATGGCCCATGGTTTGTACTTATCTTTGTTAcatttattattcttgtTCAAGGTTGGTCAACATTTTCACCTTGGAACGTATCAGATTTTTTCTCGACCTATCTTGAAGTAGGTGTCTTCCCATTAACATTTGTACTCTGGTGGTTATACAAAAAAGGAAAGGACAGATTTGTCAAATACGAAGAAATGGATTTTGAGACTGACAGATATTTGGAGACAGAAGAGGAATTGGCACAAAATTTTTACGAAGAAGGATTAAAAGGATGggaaaaattcaagtataactttgttgataatttcttatGA
- a CDS encoding DEHA2G14586p (similar to uniprot|P38821 Saccharomyces cerevisiae YHR113W Hypothetical ORF) — MADTRALEKAQEFVNFVNNSPTPYHAVDTVKVGLRNAGFKEIQERSNWKEAQLKKGGKYFVTRNGSSLIGFTIGDKFANGNGISIVGAHTDSPCLRIKPISKKNSEGFIQVGVEQYGGLIAHSWFDRDLSIAGRVYVNDTKTGQYVPKLIKIDKPLLRIPTLAIHLHREVNTKFEFNKETKLVPIAGQVALDKNEAESTKDSKSCADDPDLQLSPEQFESVQSVIQRHNKSLIELIAKECDVEPIQIEDFELVLFDHQKPTLGGLNDEFIFSPRLDNLTSCYCAMDGLIRSGENLSEQKGIQLISLFDHEEIGSMSAQGADSTFLPDIIQRLTKIDFSNSADKGVSVEYFHETMSRSFLLSSDMAHGVHPNYGEFYEGQNRPQINLGPVIKINANQRYATNSPGIVLLKKCATLAKVPLQLFVVRNDSPCGSTIGPILAAKLGIRTLDLGNPQLSMHSIRETGGTYDVVRLCDLFVSFFENYTDIDSKILCNI, encoded by the coding sequence ATGGCAGATACAAGAGCATTAGAGAAAGCGCAGGAGTTTGTTAACTTCGTCAATAATTCACCAACACCATATCATGCAGTAGATACAGTAAAAGTCGGTTTGCGTAATGCTGGATTCAAGGAGATCCAGGAAAGATCCAACTGGAAAGAAGctcaattgaagaaaggAGGGAAATATTTTGTTACCAGGAACGGATCTTCGTTGATTGGGTTTACAATTGGAGACAAATTTGCCAATGGAAACGGGATTTCTATCGTCGGAGCGCATACCGATTCACCATGTCTTAGAATCAAGCcaatttccaaaaaaaATAGTGAAGGATTTATTCAGGTTGGGGTTGAGCAATACGGTGGACTCATTGCCCACTCGTGGTTTGACAGAGATTTGTCGATTGCGGGAAGGGTCTATGTTAACGACACTAAAACCGGTCAGTATGTTCCAAAATTGATCAAGATCGATAAACCTCTTTTAAGAATTCCTACGCTAGCTATCCATTTGCACCGAGAAGTAAATACCAAGTTCGAATTTAACAAGGAGACCAAGTTGGTACCTATTGCGGGGCAAGTGGCATTGGACAAAAACGAAGCTGAAAGTACTAAGGACTCGAAGAGCTGTGCAGACGACCCAGATTTACAGTTATCTCCAGAACAATTTGAATCGGTTCAGTCGGTGATCCAAAGACACAACAAGTCGTTGATCGAGTTAATTGCAAAAGAATGTGATGTTGAACCCATCCAAAtcgaagattttgaattagTGTTGTTTGACCACCAGAAACCTACTCTTGGAGGATTGAACGACGAGTTTATTTTTTCCCCAAGATTAGACAACTTGACTTCGTGTTACTGTGCTATGGACGGATTGATCAGATCGGGAGAAAATTTGTCAGAGCAAAAAGGTATTCAATTAATCTCTCTATTTGACCATGAGGAAATCGGGTCGATGTCTGCCCAGGGCGCAGACTCTACCTTCTTGCCCGatataattcaaagatTGACCAAGATTGATTTCAGTAACCTGGCTGATAAAGGTGTGTCAGTTGAGTACTTCCATGAAACGATGTCAAGATCCTTCTTATTATCCTCTGATATGGCCCATGGTGTGCACCCAAATTATGGTGAATTCTACGAGGGTCAAAACAGACCTCAAATTAACTTGGGTCCtgttattaaaattaatgcCAATCAAAGATATGCAACTAATTCGCCTGGTATTGTCTTGCTAAAGAAGTGCGCAACATTGGCGAAAGTTCCCttacaattatttgttgTCAGAAATGATTCACCTTGTGGATCGACGATTGGTCCTATTCTTGCCGCAAAGTTGGGTATCAGGACCTTAGATTTGGGTAATCCTCAATTATCAATGCATTCGATTAGAGAAACGGGTGGAACATACGATGTTGTTAGATTATGCGATTTATTTGTCTCTTTCTTCGAAAATTATACTGATATTGACAGCAAGATATTATGCAATATATAG
- a CDS encoding DEHA2G14564p (similar to CA3335|IPF8682 Candida albicans IPF8682 unknown function), with protein MQIVIRLYFLILAINATYIAKIEYIYVQRIPKSNEITYNGQYKFNETFATEILDKHNAKRKLHGAQLLHWNSTVFEYAAKYAEEYDCSGILTHSGGKYGENLAIGYTVDGSINAWYNEGKTYIYGSENTYNHFTALVWNSTSQVGCAYKYCSPTWGTYIVCSYYTAGNVIGQSSKNVFPLI; from the coding sequence ATGCAAATAGTTATAAGGctatatttcttaattttagCGATAAATGCTACATATATAGcaaaaatagaatatatatacgTTCAGCGAATACCTAaatctaatgaaataaCTTACAATGGGcaatataaattcaatgaaacATTTGCTACCGAAATATTAGACAAACATAATgccaaaagaaaattgcaTGGAGCTCAGTTACTACATTGGAATTCGACGGTATTTGAATATGCCGCAAAATATGCCGAAGAGTATGATTGCTCAGGAATACTAACTCATAGTGGAGGTAAGTATGGAGAGAATCTTGCTATCGGCTACACCGTTGATGGGTCTATTAACGCATGGTATAACGAAGGCAAGACGTATATATATGGGCTGGAAAATACCTACAATCATTTTACCGCATTAGTATGGAATTCAACAAGTCAAGTAGGATGTGCGTACAAATATTGTAGTCCAACATGGGGAACGTATATTGTTTGTTCCTACTACACTGCTGGTAATGTGATAGGTCAATCTTCGAAAAATGTGTTTCCACTTATTTAG
- a CDS encoding DEHA2G14718p (similar to uniprot|P38819 Saccharomyces cerevisiae YHR110W ERP5 Protein with similarity to Emp24p and Erv25p, member of the p24 family involved in ER to Golgi transport), protein MKSFIATFITALLVLVQFTNGLHFYLKTGETRCFFEELSQDTLVVGKIDATELTNNGDYVKNHNLQLQITVEVSTETFDNDHKVVDQKSNPNGKFTFTSLDSGEHKFCLTPKYSDGSSNKAHRIFFDVATGSSHDYIDSKSTHRVDALTLKVQNLNKKLEEIHWEQEHMRKREAIFRDQSETTNSRVVRWSIIQLLVLIGTCVYQLRHLKGFFVKQKIV, encoded by the exons ATGAAGTCTTTTATTGCTACGTTTATAACTGCGTTATTGGTGTTAGTTCAATTCACCAACGGTTTACATTTCTATTTGAAAACTGGTGAAACTAGATGCttctttgaagaattaagtCAGGACACATTAGTCGTTGGTAAAATAGATGCCACCGAATTGACCAACAACGGAGATTATGTTAAGAACCACAATTTACAATTGCAGATTACTGTTGAAGTAAGTACt GAAACCTTTGACAATGACCACAAGGTTGTAGACCAAAAGTCTAATCCAAACGGTAAATTTACGTTCACATCTTTGGATTCTGGTGAGCATAAATTCTGCTTAACCCCAAAGTACTCGGATGGTTCTAGCAATAAGGCACACCgtattttctttgatgTTGCTACCGGTTCTTCCCATGACTACATTGACTCCAAGTCTACCCACAGAGTTGATGCCTTAACTTTGAAGGTCCAAAATTTAAACAAGAAGTTGGAAGAAATCCACTGGGAACAAGAACACATGAGGAAAAGAGAAGCTATATTCAGAGACCAATCCGAAACCACTAACTCGAGAGTTGTTAGATGGTCtatcattcaattgttAGTCTTGATTGGAACATGTGTCTACCAATTACGTCACTTGAAGGGTTTCTTCGTTAAACAAAAGATTGTCTAA
- a CDS encoding DEHA2G14696p (similar to uniprot|P38820 Saccharomyces cerevisiae YHR111W UBA4 Protein that activates Urm1p before its conjugation to proteins (urmylation)): protein MNDLSREDLLQKIRLLELENAKLKESKSAVSTVSDQYEYDAKYPKIDEYFSSDEYKRYGRQMIVPQFGSLISQVKLKKSKVLFIGAGGLGCPALLYLSASGVGEIGIIDDDLVDISNLHRQVLHTTESVGIHKCESAKRYINKLNPHVKVNTYPFRLSNDNAFDIIEKYDLILDCTDTPATRYLINDVSVICGKTIVSGSGLKTDGQLSILNFHGIGPCYRCFYPKPPSPGSVTSCSDGGVVGPAIGLIGITMALEAIKVITDFYTDETFKPFLSMYSGYPQQQIRVFKMRNKQANCAVCGNNPTVLKSTISDNDIDYAEFCGRVNPNVLAPELRISVQEYHNYINSSQGENSILIDVRPKEQYEITKLPNSINIAWDPTFIKADNIDSYLPSNFDKNTNTFVMCRYGNDSQMATKKLIENFGFNEVKDIKGGINKWSKEIDSKIPQY from the coding sequence ATGAATGACTTATCGAGGGAGGACTTATTGCAAAAGATAAGGCTACTCGAATTGGAGAATGCAAAGCTTAAGGAAAGTAAATCGGCCGTGTCAACTGTTTCCGATcaatatgaatatgatgCAAAATATCCAAAGATAGATGAGTACTTTTCTTCTGATGAATATAAACGATACGGTAGGCAAATGATAGTGCCACAGTTTGGATCTCTTATTTCACAAGTAAAACTTAAAAAGAGTAAAGTATTATTCATTGGTGCTGGAGGTCTAGGTTGTCCTGCTTTGCTTTATCTTTCAGCCTCAGGAGTTGGAGAAATCGGTATAATTGATGACGACTTGGTAGATATTAGTAATTTACATCGACAAGTCTTACATACTACGGAAAGTGTCGGAATCCATAAATGTGAATCTGCCAAAAGGTACATAAATAAACTAAACCCACATGTTAAGGTTAATACATATCCTTTTAGGCTCTCGAATGATAATGCTTTTGATATCATTGAAAAGTATGATCTTATTTTAGATTGCACAGATACGCCAGCAACTagatatttgataaatgatGTCTCTGTCATATGTGGGAAGACTATTGTTAGTGGATCTGGGTTGAAGACAGATGGACAATTATCAATACTAAACTTTCATGGAATTGGTCCGTGCTATAGGTGTTTTTACCCCAAACCTCCATCTCCTGGATCTGTTACATCTTGTTCTGATGGTGGAGTTGTCGGACCAGCTATTGGCTTAATTGGAATTACAATGGCCTTAGAAGCAATAAAAGTAATTACGGACTTCTATACAGATGAGACTTTCAAACCTTTCTTGTCTATGTACTCAGGATATCCACAACAACAAATACGAGTGTTCAAGATGAGAAATAAGCAAGCGAATTGTGCAGTATGTGGTAATAACCCAACTGTATTAAAAAGTACAATTTCCGATAATGACATTGACTATGCTGAATTTTGTGGAAGAGTTAATCCAAATGTACTAGCTCCAGAATTAAGGATAAGTGTACAGGAATATCACAACTACATTAATAGCTCACAGGGCGAGAATTCTATACTTATAGATGTAAGACCCAAAGAGCAATATGAAATTACAAAATTGCCTAATTCCATCAACATCGCATGGGATCCCACATTCATCAAAGCGGACAATATCGATTCGTACCTTCCTTCCAATTTCGATAAGAATACAAATACATTTGTGATGTGTCGCTATGGCAATGATTCTCAAATGGCTACGAAGAAGCTTATagaaaattttggtttCAATGAAGTAAAGGATATTAAGGGTGGCATAAATAAATGGAGTAAAGAAATCGATTCGAAAATCCCACagtattaa
- a CDS encoding DEHA2G14652p (similar to CA3344|IPF13359 Candida albicans IPF13359 unknown function) — translation MQSDTADCTSEYYTSNEIIDENSSPIHIEVASTDENDIKEDRNGASRRSSQIKQEVKKEAKREVIPEEGAKKRKNDILDDFFALGEPGIKKKKKKSKKLKHAHRDATDEDITINTALNIQHVTDPVDEDVYLDIEEITGSKTRTPNRKEKALPNRMGSVTPPPVFDKQALLAKHMKSERSSEANSFDIEDDDDDLEILQQPSYRRSHTPSGSQSGNIGYQFTDENESKRNYILKVTSKLVDGTDIDSTFRTKGTNRFSKTLDSIISYFLRVQKGVEYTSDDVSVIWIDGRMEIKPFFKPSTLRVQPVTLNGAKKSPRASTYLYCLLIPKSNLETFTSTYSEFETSASSLKKITDLTDEIEQIDEQEHDDTSMYDASDIGETKSISSRPIVIDLDEEDNESYFVIGLKGKDNKRIEVQVSPATQIRKLLSYFLKTKGIKESEVNMKTVKLIFDDEELNLDDVVGDTELEEDFEVQVVI, via the coding sequence ATGCAGTCGGATACTGCTGATTGTACAAGTGAATATTACActtcaaatgaaataataGACGAGAATTCGTCGCCAATACATATTGAGGTAGCCAGTactgatgaaaatgatattaaagAGGATCGAAATGGTGCTTCTAGAAGATCATCGCAAATAAAACAGGAAGTGAAGAAAGAAGCAAAAAGAGAAGTAATCCCGGAAGAAGGCGCTAAGAAACGAAAGAACGATATCCTAGATGACTTCTTTGCACTCGGCGAACCAGGCattaagaagaagaagaagaaatcaaagaaattgaaacatGCACATCGAGATGCCacagatgaagatattacGATAAATACCGCCTTGAATATTCAACATGTTACAGATCCAGTTGACGAGGATGTATATTTAGACATAGAGGAGATCACAGGATCGAAGACAAGGACTCCGAATCGAAAAGAAAAGGCATTACCTAACAGAATGGGGTCGGTGACACCTCCACCGGTATTTGATAAACAAGCATTATTGGCCAAGCACATGAAACTGGAAAGACTGTCAGAAGCGAATAGTTTTGATAtcgaagatgatgatgatgatctAGAGATTTTGCAGCAGCCGTCATATCGCAGGTCGCATACACCCAGTGGTTCACAATCTGGAAATATAGGATATCAATTCACggatgaaaatgaaagtaaaagaaattatatattaaaagtAACTTCTAAATTGGTAGATGGGACAGATATTGACTCTACTTTTCGAACGAAAGGAACTAATAGGTTTTCCAAAACCCTAGATTCgataatttcatatttccTAAGGGTTCAGAAGGGCGTTGAATATACGAGCGATGACGTTTCCGTAATATGGATAGATGGGAGAATGGAAATCAAGCCCTTTTTTAAACCAAGCACGTTGAGGGTACAACCGGTTACTCTAAATGGTGCGAAGAAGAGTCCTAGAGCCTCTACGTACTTATACTGTTTGCTTATTCctaaatcaaatttagaAACTTTTACCAGCACATATTCTGAGTTTGAAACAAGTGCTTCGTCGCTCAAGAAAATCACAGACTTGACAGATGAAATAGAGCAAATCGATGAACAAGAACACGATGATACCAGCATGTATGATGCAAGTGACATTGGTGAGACTAAAAGCATATCTTCTAGACCAATTgttattgatttagatgaGGAGGATAATGAGAGCTATTTTGTCATAGGACTCAAGGGGAAGGATAATAAAAGAATCGAGGTTCAGGTATCGCCAGCTACACAGATTCGGAAATTGTTACTGTactttttgaaaacaaaGGGCATAAAAGAATCAGAAGTTAATATGAAAACTGTAAAACTAATATTTGATGACGAAGAGTTAAATTTGGATGATGTTGTAGGCGATACTGAGCTAGAAGAAGACTTTGAAGTTCAAGTAGTTATttaa